One Phaeodactylum tricornutum CCAP 1055/1 PHATR_bd_32x35 genomic scaffold, whole genome shotgun sequence genomic window carries:
- a CDS encoding predicted protein yields the protein SIDLDASAICLDSNMELVDKVYFGNLQSSDHAIQHAGDQRSGDSAGDDETISVSLQMLNPRITYIGFVISSFSGQELDDIALASCHLYDTASVRDIARYSLTNARALDKHTALVMGCLYQDEGREWMLRIISKPAQGRSVHD from the coding sequence TCAATTGATCTCGATGCATCCGCCATTTGCTTGGATAGTAATATGGAGCTGGTGGATAAGGTCTATTTTGGTAATTTGCAATCGAGCGATCACGCAATTCAACACGCTGGCGATCAACGCAGCGGAGACTCAGCAggtgacgacgaaaccatCAGTGTTTCTCTGCAAATGCTGAATCCGCGTATCACCTACATAGGTTTCGTGATCAGTTCTTTCTCAGGCCAGGAGTTGGACGACATCGCACTAGCTTCCTGTCATTTGTACGACACGGCATCGGTACGGGATATCGCTCGCTACTCATTGACCAATGCCCGAGCACTGGACAAGCACACGGCCTTAGTCATGGGATGTCTTTACCAGGACGAAGGAAGAGAATGGATGTTGCGAATCATCTCGAAGCCGGCGCAGGGGCGTAGCGTCCATGAC
- a CDS encoding predicted protein, which yields MNNAVNLLSNHWKGRKDFLLAQGQIAVVLVVAYVGNNWPHSYPRNENAKPYMFWAMNALLLIAGIATLKHDGNSSSRGVQLLSRPQTEEWKGWMQWAFIMYHYYRYYGAYNAIRVFVSAYVWMTGFGNFQYFDKKSDFSLERAISMWLRINYFPILLSLFLTVPLELYYVVPLHTAAFFITMATCALAQAVESRKKWSRTHSNIFAIAVCFLVHVLFYETKASHFLKLFSDEYYFRFTSDRYSAWVGILSGFSWGHFKSYIQWCYGGEQVRAGAMWMQRAGGVGLIALWWILFGHIQDKFTYNPIHPYVFWIPVAGWLMLRNSSRYLCELHSEALEFFGRITLETYVLQFHVFMCRNVQFIPIVIPGAGADGSLVVQTLNMLLCGVVFVTLAYYARHATVLTQTTVTELMDLVRHGPPAGHSDGEEDIEVMAPLKDIKNSEHTNRDDDTENVEPIKIMAV from the exons ATGAACAACGCTGTGAATCTACTTTCCAATCACTGGAAAGGTCGCAAGGACTTTCTCTTGGCGCAGGGACAGATTGCCGTCGTGCTCGTCGTCGCCTACGTCGGGAACAACTGGCCCCACTCGTACCCACGCAACGAAAACGCCAAGCCCTACATGTTCTGGGCCATGAACGCGCTCTTGCTCATTGCGGGTATCGCGACACTCAAGCACGACGGCAATTCCAGCTCTCGGGGTGTGCAGCTGCTTTCGCGACCGCAGACGGAAGAATGGAAGGGATGGATGCAGTGGGCCTTTATTATG TACCACTATTATCGATACTATGGTGCCTACAATGCGATTCGAGTCTTTGTTTCG GCTTACGTATGGATGACAGGGTTCGGAAACTTCCAGTACTTTGACAAGAAGTCGGACTTTAGTCTCGAGCGTGCCATTTCCATGTGGCTCCGCATCAACTACTTTCCCATACTACTCAGTCTTTTCTTGACCGTGCCGCTCGAACTGTACTACGTTGTTCCCTTGCACACGGCCGCTTTTTTCATTACCATGGCCACGTGTGCCCTGGCACAGGCAGTGGAAAGCCGGAAAAAATGGTCACGGACTCACAGCAACATTTTCGCGATTGCCGTGTGCTTCCTCGTTCACGTACTTTTTTACGAAACCAAGGCGAGTCATTTCCTCAAATTGTTTTCCGACGAATACTACTTTCGATTCACATCCGATCGCTACAGCGCGTGGGTTGGCATATTGTCCGGGTTTTCGTGGGGACACTTCAAGAGCTATATACAGTGGTGCTACGGTGGCGAGCAAGTCCGCGCGGGAGCCATGTGGATGCAACGGGCAGGGGGAGTCGGTCTGATCGCTCTGTGGTGGATCTTGTTCGGACACATCCAGGACAAGTTCACGTACAATCCCATCCATCCCTACGTCTTTTGGATTCCCGTGGCGGGATGGCTCATGCTGCGCAATTCGTCACGGTATCTGTGTGAGTTGCACTCGGAAGCTTTGGAGTTTTTTGGTCGTATCACCTTGGAAACGTACGTCTTGCAGTTTCACGTCTTTATGTGTCGAAACGTGCAGTTCATTCCGATTGTCATTCCCGGGGCTGGTGCCGACGGGAGTCTGGTAGTGCAAACCCTCAACATGCTGTTGTGTGGAGTCGTCTTTGTCACGCTCGCGTACTACGCGCGCCACGCGACGGTGTTGACGCAAACGACCGTAACGGAACTGATGGATTTGGTTCGCCACGGTCCTCCCGCAGGACACAGCGACGGTGAGGAAGATATTGAAGTAATGGCACCACTGAAGGATATTAAGAACTCGGAACACACCAATCGGGATGACGATACCGAAAACGTGGAGCCCATTAAAATAATGGCCGTATAA
- a CDS encoding predicted protein, whose protein sequence is MGNTVTKSASVPNLRALVNEKDESFAHDTSSPDSPLKPVVIVTTDNLNEGLPPLTPGTTIANSETESLVSSISDPLASPASLDTITPAQTFAVAQWDGQQYFADLVRDGLAALHKDNTNVLMLYESPSSSSTETSFYNSQVFNYHDFPAFPPYYKSVLAPCRYSIMNGSTYPSYLRDDPPSGLIEHWQATVPDFVAPTFVPTIDEQAQVYAYLPVEHLNLDNHVLVPHVHYHLAGKDAIHLMTNKTTRLLANTQDERPCVAKVTHAMGSKGIFVIRNDEDEVEFNEFLLESGNPTFVVTEYVEIARNVACHFFVHPSGDVTFFGSNENVLLPNGDWSTDSTIVMAEQEMLKNMQLPYVQDVVAYCRALGFWGFCGVDVLFDTNGKGYVVDVNPRVTGTCPALMIAQLLQARYGFTHALFRRNSSFAYRGTAAELLAETEAYNKVHEGSSRIVLHSFYEKKPTLTLLNIAVYGTSLETCQEVLDRLAPPIEDEEEASA, encoded by the coding sequence ATGGGAAACACCGTTACCAAGTCTGCTTCTGTCCCCAATCTTCGGGCCCTCGTGAACGAGAAAGATGAATCCTTCGCTCACGACACTTCGTCCCCGGACTCTCCGCTCAAGCCGGTAGTCATTGTCACCACGGACAATCTCAACGAAGGCCTCCCACCGTTGACTCCCGGTACGACGATTGCCAATTCGGAAACCGAAAGTTTGGTCTCGTCCATCTCGGACCCGCTGGCGAGTCCAGCCTCGCTCGACACCATCACTCCCGCCCAGACCTTTGCGGTGGCGCAGTGGGACGGCCAACAGTACTTTGCGGATTTGGTGCGCGACGGACTCGCCGCTCTCCACAAGGACAATACCAACGTTCTCATGCTTTACGAGAGCCCGTCTTCCTCCAGCACGGAAACATCCTTCTACAACTCGCAAGTTTTCAACTATCACGATTTTCCCGCCTTTCCTCCCTACTACAAGTCCGTACTGGCACCCTGCCGCTACAGTATCATGAACGGGTCGACCTACCCCTCGTATCTGCGAGATGATCCTCCCTCGGGTTTGATCGAGCACTGGCAAGCCACGGTCCCGGACTTTGTGGCTCCCACCTTTGTTCCAACAATCGACGAACAAGCTCAGGTCTACGCCTACTTGCCCGTGGAACACCTCAATCTGGACAATCACGTACTGGTACCACACGTTCACTATCACTTGGCCGGCAAGGACGCCATTCACCTCATGACCAACAAGACCACCCGGCTTTTGGCCAACACGCAGGACGAGCGACCCTGTGTGGCCAAAGTCACACACGCCATGGGTAGCAAAGGAATCTTTGTCATTCGgaacgacgaggacgaggtGGAATTCAACGAGTTTTTGCTAGAATCCGGCAATCCCACCTTTGTCGTGACGGAATACGTGGAAATCGCCCGCAACGTGGCGTGCCACTTTTTCGTCCACCCTTCCGGCGACGTGACCTTTTTCGGTTCCAACGAAAACGTCCTCTTGCCCAACGGCGACTGGAGCACGGACTCGACCATCGTCATGGCCGAACAGGAAATGCTCAAGAACATGCAATTGCCGTACGTTCAAGACGTGGTCGCCTACTGCCGAGCACTCGGTTTCTGGGGCTTTTGTGGCGTCGACGTGCTCTTTGATACGAACGGCAAGGGATACGTGGTGGACGTGAATCCTCGGGTCACGGGAACCTGTCCGGCACTCATGATTGCCCAACTATTGCAAGCTCGGTACGGCTTTACGCACGCACTCTTCCGACGTAACAGCTCCTTCGCGTACCGAGGCACCGCCGCCGAACTCTTGGCCGAAACCGAAGCGTACAACAAGGTTCACGAAGGATCGAGTCGTATCGTACTGCACAGCTTTTACGAAAAGAAGCCAACCTTGACTCTACTCAACATTGCCGTCTACGGGACATCTCTCGAAACCTGTCAGGAGGTTTTGGACCGCCTGGCACCTCCcattgaagacgaagaggaagcatCCGCATGA
- a CDS encoding predicted protein, which translates to MKDNTVSPTTTPNLESLRLEDSILLPEVPENGIMSKMASNVTFYEGMTEDEEDAIWESRRLGTGHHQRQLSFSLPEDMQAVNRHATDLFKSLAQRVVTTYQSRKDDLQNGQLFIAVAGGPGSGKSTLCEKVAQRVNARLEPGIAVVLPMDGFHYSRESLRKMAETEACVYTYEQLLQRRGAPWTFDHDLCAEKFKQARHHGEGSFPVYSREKSDPVPDGVQLMMTHKIVFLEGNYLLAWDDPNWSSLQGVFDEAWYVACTTLEEQRERLINRHLSNWTEEKIQMWGEGHIGAGRKADSNDVLNSAWIDHHSRKHADLIVESK; encoded by the exons ATGAAGGACAACACCGTATCCCCTACAACGACCCCGAACCTCGAGAGCTTGCGTTTGGAAGACTCGATTCTACTTCCCGAAGTTCCCGAAAATGGTATCATGTCCAAGATGGCAAGCAATGTAACGTTCTACGAAGGCATGAcggaggacgaagaagacgccaTATGGGAGTCACGCCGTCTCGGGACTGGCCATCACCAACGCCAGTTGAGTTTCTCGTTGCCTGAGGACATGCAAGCCGTCAACCGACACGCGACGGATCTCTTTAAATCCCTCGCTCAGCGTGTCGTTACTACCTACCAATCCCGCAAAGACGACCTGCAAAACGGCCAATTGTTCATTGCGGTAGCGGGCGGACCCGGCTCGGGCAAATCGACGCTTTGTGAAAAAGTGGCGCAGCGGGTGAATGCCCGGTTGGAACCGGGCATTGCGGTTGTGCTGCCCATGGACGGCTTTCACTACAGTCGAGAATCTTTACGGAAGATGGCCGAAACGGAGGCCTGCGTGTATACGTACGAGCAGCTGTTGCAACGTCGCGGGGCGCCGTGGACGTTCGATCACGATTTGTGTGCCGAAAAATTCAAGCAAGCTCGGCACCACGGCGAAGGGTCTTTCCCGGTGTACAGCCGAGAAAAGAGCGATCCCGTACCAGACGGAGTTCAACTCATGATGACACACAAAATTGTCTTTCTAGAAGGGAACTACTTGTTGGCGTGGGACGATCCCAACTGGTCTTCCTTGCAAGGAGTCTTTGACGAAGCGTG GTACGTCGCCTGTACCACGTTGGAAGAACAACGAGAACGTCTCATCAATCGGCATCTCAGCAACTGGACGGAAGAAAAGATCCAGATGTGGGGCGAAGGACACATTGGCGCCGGACGCAAGGCCGACTCCAACGACGTCTTGAACTCTGCTTGGATTGATCACCACAGTCGCAAACATGCCGACCTTATTGTGGAGAGCAAATAG
- a CDS encoding predicted protein, whose translation MAIKLRSRPRIACLLCVLLSLLANGLGFAAKSSSEMNTNHSGLETVSRREKEESSISVAFLGNSILYFNDCPRLVQRMLEHSGRYSSVQQDSCLRGGASLPSLWEEGNGMTSKFRTPAAQRNDGTFDTGAPMVSALFGEEMEWDFVVMNDYTQAPARDSNRRRTLEVLRKHYAPLFQKSNVVPVFLQTFAYKVPNMNGSEDLGGVDSFTDKVLEGYQIYQELLETLLGRECRVAPVGEAFRVLYHEHRVLWEKLYSWDDFHPSPHGTWLEACVIYCTVTGEAPPAYTDLDSWWNQARYLQPPSQEPMPRPTVGEANELRLLACRICQVMECNPTDPFTGGANMISDGELRPFKL comes from the coding sequence ATGGCTATCAAGTTACGAAGTCGACCACGAATCGCTTGTCTTTTGTGCGTGCTTTTGTCTTTGTTGGCAAATGGGCTTGGCTTTGCAGCAAAGAGTTCTTCGGAGATGAATACGAATCACAGCGGCCTCGAGACAGTCTCGAGAcgggaaaaggaagaatcgTCCATATCGGTAGCGTTTCTAGGCAATTCTATTTTGTACTTTAACGATTGTCCTCGTTTGGTGCAACGTATGCTCGAGCATTCCGGGAGATACAGCTCGGTACAACAAGATTCCTGTTTGCGAGGCGGCGCGTCGCTGCCGTCGTTATGGGAGGAAGGGAACGGCATGACGAGTAAGTTTCGCACACCGGCCGCCCAGCGCAACGACGGTACCTTTGATACCGGAGCGCCTATGGTGTCGGCCTTGTTCGGGGAAGAGATGGAATGGGATTTTGTGGTCATGAACGATTATACGCAGGCACCAGCGCGAGATTCCAATCGACGGCGGACGCTGGAAGTACTACGCAAGCACTATGCGCCGCTCTTTCAGAAATCCAACGTCGTCCCTGTATTTTTGCAAACATTCGCCTACAAAGTTCCCAATATGAACGGTAGCGAAGATTTAGGTGGTGTGGATAGTTTTACGGACAAAGTCCTGGAGGGGTATCAGATTTACCAAGAGTTACTAGAGACTTTGCTGGGGCGCGAATGCCGGGTCGCCCCAGTGGGAGAAGCATTCCGGGTTCTGTACCACGAGCACCGCGTGCTTTGGGAAAAACTGTACAGCTGGGACGACTTTCATCCGAGTCCGCACGGGACCTGGTTGGAAGCTTGCGTCATCTACTGTACGGTAACAGGAGAAGCTCCGCCCGCGTATACCGATCTGGATTCGTGGTGGAATCAGGCTCGCTATCTGCAGCCCCCCTCGCAGGAGCCCATGCCGCGACCAACGGTTGGCGAAGCGAACGAATTGCGATTACTAGCTTGCCGAATCTGCCAAGTTATGGAGTGTAATCCGACAGATCCCTTTACCGGTGGGGCAAACATGATTTCCGACGGCGAATTGCGCCCTTTCAAACTGTAA